The following coding sequences are from one Terriglobales bacterium window:
- a CDS encoding DUF1569 domain-containing protein: MKTLSNTGEKAELIARLEKIGPSSERRWGKMSAHEMICHLSDGFRMYMGVKRVSSTPVPYPRALARWIALWAPIPWPKGFKSVPELDQQKGGTRPEVFANDVSELRNLMDRFTRQPRDFQFQPHPQLGPMSEKAWMRMAYLHMDHHLRQFGA; the protein is encoded by the coding sequence CTCTCAGCAACACGGGAGAAAAGGCCGAGCTCATCGCCCGGCTCGAAAAGATCGGCCCCTCGTCCGAACGCCGCTGGGGAAAAATGTCGGCTCACGAGATGATCTGCCATTTGAGCGACGGATTCCGCATGTACATGGGCGTGAAACGAGTAAGCAGCACGCCGGTTCCCTATCCAAGAGCGCTGGCGAGATGGATCGCACTCTGGGCGCCGATTCCCTGGCCTAAGGGATTCAAATCCGTTCCCGAGTTGGATCAACAGAAAGGCGGCACCCGACCGGAAGTCTTCGCTAACGATGTAAGCGAGCTAAGGAATCTGATGGATCGCTTCACCCGACAGCCACGAGACTTCCAATTCCAGCCTCATCCGCAGCTCGGCCCCATGTCGGAGAAGGCATGGATGCGCATGGCCTACCTGCATATGGATCACCACTTGCGGCAGTTCGGAGCGTAA
- a CDS encoding cysteine dioxygenase family protein has product MATPKTAHQICSIQDFVKQLRQLPERTFQEIEELRSFLAHNPVDPDTLTPYICWDSQHYTRTLIDKTRLYELLAICWEVGQVSSIHNHRGQNCWMAVPIGRLMVQNYRVLFQDLEGGRCKLERTFAVEMNAASPVAVNPKEPVHKVYNPKEFGERAVSLHIYSHPFDSCDVYSEEQQTCGTIKLSYTTEYGKRRAASGV; this is encoded by the coding sequence ATGGCAACTCCAAAAACCGCACACCAGATCTGTTCAATCCAGGATTTCGTGAAGCAGCTGCGACAGCTTCCCGAGAGGACGTTTCAAGAGATCGAAGAGCTGCGGTCCTTCCTTGCTCACAACCCCGTCGATCCCGACACGCTCACTCCCTACATCTGCTGGGATAGCCAGCACTATACCCGCACTCTGATCGACAAGACGAGGCTCTACGAACTGCTGGCCATCTGCTGGGAGGTGGGCCAGGTGAGCTCGATCCACAACCATCGCGGGCAAAACTGCTGGATGGCGGTCCCCATCGGCCGGCTTATGGTGCAGAACTATCGCGTGCTATTTCAGGACCTGGAAGGCGGCCGATGTAAGCTTGAGCGGACTTTTGCGGTGGAGATGAATGCCGCAAGCCCAGTGGCCGTCAATCCCAAGGAACCTGTGCACAAGGTTTACAACCCCAAAGAATTTGGCGAGCGCGCGGTGAGTCTGCACATCTACTCGCATCCCTTCGATAGCTGCGATGTGTACTCCGAAGAGCAGCAAACCTGCGGCACGATCAAGCTGAGTTACACGACAGAGTACGGGAAAAGACGCGCAGCTTCCGGAGTGTAG